In Mytilus edulis chromosome 8, xbMytEdul2.2, whole genome shotgun sequence, the genomic window TTTATGCACTGCTGCTACATTACATAATTATGTTTTCGTGAAAGCCTGGGAAAGTGTAAACTAAAATCGTATTCATCTTGTATAcaagttaaaggggcactagctacgagatatttgaaaaaaactaatatatatattttttggctcaatcagtaatgaaatacaaatagtgaaataatgatTCCTTTTTAGTAGCAAAAAAaggttcattttttttcaaaataagcaaaaaaatattgattatgaattattgacttgcaagtgaataattctaatacaggtaaaaacgacgataaacatttattttttatctgtaatGTGAAAATGAATAGACCTAGAATAATTTAAAAGCACGTGTTTGTTTAatgtatttatatctatatttatgtttacatcgcttatatggtcatcggatgactatggaggtcaactcgataaataattagatggcgtctagactaaaatacacacgaaacgaagctaatTGTTTTCATGCCTGtgccttgtttattgttttatttagacttttaatagtttggataaatgttttacattgttataaatcaaatatgagaatttgattagaatcggtgaacatgaatttgacagctagcgCCCCTTTTAGATTGTTTCAGAAATCAGAAAGGAGCGTTGCCCAATTTTTTGTCTTAAGGGAGTTTGAAAGACTAACCGTATAGCGGGTTTTTTTCGTAGGGTGcaaatttttgcttattttcgcggatagaaaaaaatcgacaaaataaattccgccaatttaaaacgGCCGGTGCAAAGtattgttaaaagttttaaatccgCCAAAATactaaccgccaaaatatttcgtataccttattcaatgaaaatcgccaAATTTTACACCCGCAAAATAACCCGCTTTACGGTAATATGTTAACTTCTATGTCGTTTGGTCTCTGGTGTAGAGttgctcattggcaatcataccacatgttcttgtttttatattttgtatcaaaaacaGTTAATATACAAATTTGCAATCTTCACTTTATCGTAAGAATGTAATCTAATAGTAAGTTTAGATTATAACATgctccatattggccctggtatcaccCCGGGACTCCCATaccggcctcgaggctttagccgagggccgatatgggtcaaGGGATGATCcccgggccaatatggaaaaggcatgttataatctttttatcacatatttaagttctgcagaaaagagaaaaaacataaaaggtaaaatcttaaacattttatcacaaaCGTGTCGTTAATTAGAATCAGGGCACAATAACCAATAACCTCTTTTTTGCCGCGGGCAATTTTGAgattattgcatatgcaaaacccgACATATTCGTAACAAATGTGTGATAATACAAAAGTAATCATGACTAAACCTGGTTTTGTTTTCATATTGTAACCGATGATATGTCAGtaattataaaaagtatataaacaTCCTTCATCTGCAAGATCAGCTAAAGTTATAGTACATTATTCCACAATTGAATTTACCAGATGAATTTACTAAAGAATTTGAACAGTATAAAATAAGCTATTTTAGATCAAACTTGACATCGTTAAATAATGTTACATAATTTATAAAGAAGTATAATTTTTAAAGTGTCACTTAACGTGTGTATCagataaaatacatatttacaagGAAACACATTCGGTTTGGTATGACTTCAATACGTTTCAACAAGGCATACCAAGAATTATCTTTAATCTTTGATACAAAAGAAGCTCAAAGATTAAATAAACAAGATATAGATATTGTTTAGAACATATTGCTAAACATCTTTTCATAcctgttaaatttttaaaactctCCTTTTTATTACTGAATCATACGACGCGAAtagtattgttaaaaaaatataatgtatatgaAACACCTTTataatcaaaagaaaatatgCAAGGTGGACATGGTATGTATGAACATTAATAGAAACTTTAATCTTGGGAGTAATTTTCCATCAAGAATCATATGATGTGATCATATTTATATTCTGCCAATACAATTATTTTAGACACcttgattttaatttctttttatttggtATTATCTATGTCTGTTCCATTAACTTATACTAGTTTGCGCTGAGTAATAGCGGTAAAATGAAATTGTGGAATAGTATACACCTATGGACTGGATTTGAGGGTAATAGCAAGTATGTTTTCCCTgagataccaactattgctcgaggcgaagccgagggcaatagttggtatgcgcagggacaacaaacttgctattacccgcactaccagtcattaggtgttttattatactgaacaaatCAACTTTATATAATGTTTACATAAATCatctaaaagaaaagaaaatgtcacATAAACATGCACATGATGAACTATATACTATTCATCTAAATAAGTTACAAATATGAGGGCAATTGCCTTTCATTAATGCTCTTAATTGTAGCAAACTAGACCCGCGTCTGGCGCAGATACACACTTTTAACCTattatctatgattagtttatttactTGAActgttgttaaatttttttttttattacacttcAAACTTTCGGGAGGCTAACAATTTAGGAGACGATTCATATAAAATGGAATTAAAGCAATTTGACAATGGATGACATAAACATATCAATGAGTGAaaatccctgtaccaagtcaggaatttgacagttgttgtccattcgtttgatgtgttttataatttgattttgccacttgattaaGGAATTTccgattttgaattttcctcagagttcagtatttttgtgattttaattatTATATCACTGAGTAGTGTCTTTCAAGTTGGTCTACCCTTTTAAACAGACATACTTAGAAACTAAGCAAACGACAAAATTGACatacattttcataaaattaaaatattatgacCGATCTTTTATTTCACTCGAGACTCGTAACGTCTATTCGCCTTGCCTTTCAAACATTCGGCTTCGAGCGTCCCTGGGCGCCTCATTCCAGAAAAGAGCTTCAGACGCATAAAATTTATGAAGTGTTTTTATCATCTTTTATATGACTGGATCGATACCGCTGGTGGTGGATTTtcagtccccaagggtatcatccACTAAGTAGTTAGTGCTTCGTCACTATAATTATTGATAACAAATCTTTCAgaatattcttttttttgtatcgaaatcagaaaaaaacttaGAAACTAACTCTCTCAGGCAAAGATAAAATTCGATGGTTATGGCCATTTGTCGGAGTTCtgtttggtcatatagctctccAACTATGTCAGTTTTATACATTAGTGCTTTTCAAATATGTGACGTTTAACATTCATGATGAAGGAAAATTAAGAAAAGCGATACAGACGCATGTAATATATAcagtattgttttcattttttttctctctacaAGTTGTTGTCAtttggtttttgtttaaaaaaatcttttaaacttgttttacaggtaaaaaatgCCAGGGGAACAGCTAACTTGTGTTTGGCAAGCTATATATGCCCTAGATCGTCTCAACAGTGTAAACATGAACAAAGATGCTATGAAATTGTTTCTTACAAATGCCGCTCAATACGAATCAATCCACTTTTCTGATCGCAAATATTCTGACACGTTTTCAGAGGCAACTGTTAAGTTCAATGATTTCAAAGAGTACGTAAAAAAACATCTGCGGGAAAATGGGGTTGTCTTTTCCAAAACTTGCAGTGATTTGGAAGAAATGAGTTGGAATAACCTGAAGTCTGGCCTGAAGAGTAAACTAGAGACAGAAGACGTTTATAAACTATGGCGCATTTGTAATCGCCTGATGAAGGAAGATACATACCCGCCTGTGGTCTTCAGAGAGGAGGCAAGCTGGCTTTTAGAGAAAGTGCTGTCTAATCTGGGACATAATCTCAAGTCTTCAGATGATGCCTTTAGAGAAGATAAATTTACTTTCCAAGAAATGTTATCAATTATGGAGGATTTTGCTTTTTCCGACACATCACATCAACAAATAAACACATGTATCGACGATCTCTATACGTGGTTGGTTGTAGAAGTGATGAAGAAAAGCAAAGTATACAAACGTACTAAGAAGCAGGCAAATTGGACAAATTGGGTAAAACGTTGGTGTGTTTTAACACCTCAGTATCTTCGATACTATGGTACGGATGTTAAAGCTTCAACAAGAGTTCCAACAAAAGCTGATTCCAATCAAAAAGGCGAATTTACGTTTACTAAGAATACTAAACTAGAAAGCCTTGTAGGGTACAGTGGTGTAGTTAAAAATCTGCAAGGAAGGTTTAGGCTCGCAAATGTTCCAGTTTTAGAAATGGAAATTGCTGTCGATGACGAGAATGAGAAACGAGCATGGTTATCTGACCTAGAGGAAATAATTCAGTGCTTGAGAGATAATACAACACCTGTTCAAAAACTTCTCAAGgaaaggcatttaaaaagtatggCAGCAAGGGAAAGGAAAGATGGAACAAATAAACAAGTAGAAGATATCGAATCAGCTCTAAATAAAACAAAGCTCCGGGCCGAGAGGCAGTCTAAAAAGCAAGTTTTCGATGACACATCCAAAAATGTAGTAAAACCATTAACAAcagaaaaaacagacaaaatacaACTAAAGCGCCCTTCCTTGGAAAAAGAGAGTGCAGAAAAGATAAAAGCGATGTTTATGAAAATTGACACGAATGGAAACGGTTTGTTGGATAAATTAGAATTTGCAAACTTCTTAAAGGGCCTTGGATTAAACATGTCAGAAAAAGAAAGCAATCTAGTTTTCAAATCTGTAGATACAAATAAAAGTGAACAGATTACCTTCGAACAATTCCAAAACTACTTTTGTTTGCATATCATGAACGAAACGGAAACTGCCGAATGCGTAAATGCCATGCGAAAAGCATTTTTGGAGGCTGATCGTGATGGATCAGGTACACTAAACTTCCGGGAATTTACGGAGTTTGTTTGGGAAAAAAACAGGTCTGCCAGAATGACAAAAATTTTGAGGTCTTTCGCTAACATTACTACTGACGAAATTTCGTTTAATGATTTTGAAAAGCTGGTTTCAGGCAGTGGAGCAGAGGTTCTTGTGCCAATATTAGAAGAAGAAATAAAACGCGGCACTGACTCATCTCTGGATGATTTTGAAGACCGCCTTCAGAAAGTCTATAAGGACACAGAAGCAGATGAACTAGCAACCTATATAAGACAACGATGGGATAAATTTGCTACATTCCGAAGGGCTGGGCAAACAGGTTCTGTTGTTATGACTGGTGGACACGGAATGGTAGCAGATATTGTTCCAGGAGATTATAGTTTGATTGACCTTGCTTGCTTCAGTGACCTACCTCCATTGGAACCAAAGCATAAGGTCGTAAAAGAAACACAATGGTTATCCAGTACAATACCCGGAAAATCAGGAAAGATCATATTTCCACTTGAATTTGACAAACAAGTACCAACCGAACAGGCCACATCAGAACTTTTGCGGTATTATGGTTGCAGTTTTGCTGATAGTCAGCAAGAAAAAATATCTTTGCTCTTCCGTCACGGAATCCAGGATTTCACGTATGAAAACGGATACTTGGAAAAGTACGTAACGGCTACAAATGGTGGGGCAGGGATTGAAAAACATGATTTTTCACATTTAGATTGTCCTTTGTCAGAAGATTCGGGAATTTTCATTCTTGCAAAATTCGTGGACAATGGCGATTTCCACATAACAGGCTTCCGACTTCCTGTACGTCATAC contains:
- the LOC139485393 gene encoding uncharacterized protein, which encodes MPGEQLTCVWQAIYALDRLNSVNMNKDAMKLFLTNAAQYESIHFSDRKYSDTFSEATVKFNDFKEYVKKHLRENGVVFSKTCSDLEEMSWNNLKSGLKSKLETEDVYKLWRICNRLMKEDTYPPVVFREEASWLLEKVLSNLGHNLKSSDDAFREDKFTFQEMLSIMEDFAFSDTSHQQINTCIDDLYTWLVVEVMKKSKVYKRTKKQANWTNWVKRWCVLTPQYLRYYGTDVKASTRVPTKADSNQKGEFTFTKNTKLESLVGYSGVVKNLQGRFRLANVPVLEMEIAVDDENEKRAWLSDLEEIIQCLRDNTTPVQKLLKERHLKSMAARERKDGTNKQVEDIESALNKTKLRAERQSKKQVFDDTSKNVVKPLTTEKTDKIQLKRPSLEKESAEKIKAMFMKIDTNGNGLLDKLEFANFLKGLGLNMSEKESNLVFKSVDTNKSEQITFEQFQNYFCLHIMNETETAECVNAMRKAFLEADRDGSGTLNFREFTEFVWEKNRSARMTKILRSFANITTDEISFNDFEKLVSGSGAEVLVPILEEEIKRGTDSSLDDFEDRLQKVYKDTEADELATYIRQRWDKFATFRRAGQTGSVVMTGGHGMVADIVPGDYSLIDLACFSDLPPLEPKHKVVKETQWLSSTIPGKSGKIIFPLEFDKQVPTEQATSELLRYYGCSFADSQQEKISLLFRHGIQDFTYENGYLEKYVTATNGGAGIEKHDFSHLDCPLSEDSGIFILAKFVDNGDFHITGFRLPVRHTLYVPGGVIHCNDYLKGTWRTMLSDETDIDHVHLTHVVEEGHEEKFRFQFTY